A window of the Melospiza melodia melodia isolate bMelMel2 unplaced genomic scaffold, bMelMel2.pri scaffold_338, whole genome shotgun sequence genome harbors these coding sequences:
- the LOC134434225 gene encoding spermatogenesis-associated serine-rich protein 2-like — protein ELLSLRQRRAEALRELTEAAPGMSEEQLQELRADIKHFVSERKFDEELGRAGRFGCDLEALRGSIGAFGQVSHPRPSYSSRSRCSSSPGSTAGSATTGSTMGSTMGSATTGSATMGSAMGSAMGSAPGSPPGSPPGAPGFPTGSGSAPGSGPGIPPGRRRPNGATPEPQPARSRPGPPQEPP, from the exons TGGAGCTGCTCTCCCTGCGGCAGCGCCGGGCCGAGGCGCTGCGGGAGCTGACGGAGGCGGCCCCGGGGATGtcggaggagcagctgcaggagctgagggctgACATCAAG CACTTTGTGAGCGAGCGCAAGTTCGATGAggagctgggccgggccgggcgcttcGGCTGCGACCTcgaggccctgaggggcagcatcgGCGCCTTCGGGCAAG TTTCCCACCCCAGGCCCAGCTATTCCAGCCGCTcccgctgcagctccagccccggATCCACAGCGGGATCAGCAACAACGGGATCAACAATGGGATCAACAATGGGATCAGCAACAACGGGATCAGCAACAATGGGATCAGCAATGGGATCAGCAATGGGATCAGCCCCAGGAtcccccccgggatcccccccgGGAGCCCCGGGATTCCCAACGGGATCAGGATCAGCCCCGGGATCGggccccgggatccccccagggCGGCGCCGCCCCAATGGAGCCACCCCCGAGCCACAG cCCGCGCGGAGCCGCCCGGGGCCCCCGCAGGAGCCGCCCTGA
- the LOC134434228 gene encoding microspherule protein 1-like codes for MAAPAAEPVTSFCFRRGPEVAPPWRPGAAGADATMATSRSEDEESLAGPKRGPATPVGTVPKRRSSSRFIKCRKFDDELVESSLAKPASPSQLTPVHPSSLPVVPSPSQLPPSGSQSLPVAPSPSQFVFQVHQASQVRRRAGRVQPGQAPQSIPVNSSPSQLTPVHPS; via the exons ATGGCGGCGCCCGCTGCTGAGCCAGTGACGTCATTCTGCTTCCGGCGCGGGCCGGAAGTGGCGCCGCCATGGCGgccgggagctgctggggctg ATGCCACCATGGCCACCAGCCGCTCCGAGGACGAGGAGTCCCTGGCGGGGCCCAAGCGGGGCCCGGCCACCCCCGTGGGGACTGTCCCCAAACGGCGCAGCTCCTCCAG gttCATCAAGTGTCGCAAGTTCGACGACGAGCTGGTCGAGTCCAGCCTGGCCAAGCCCGCGAGTCCATCCCAGTTaactccagtccatcccagctccctcccagtggttcccagtccctcccagctccctcccagtggttcccagtccctcccagtggctcccagtccatcccagtttgttttccaggttCATCAAGCGTCGCAAGTTCGACGACGAGCTGGTCGAGTCCAGCCTGGCCAagccccccagtccatcccagttaactccagtccatcccagttaactccagtccatcccagttaa
- the LOC134434224 gene encoding microspherule protein 1-like isoform X2, producing MSPHVTPLTRVPSSPVPSLDTFQELLQRHPAVFYPARTPKALQLHWQLLRQYHLLQDQTVQPLPKGDQVLNFSDAEELLDDGKLRDVRDEVLEHELTVADRRQKREIRQLEQELHRWQVLVDSITGMSSPDFDSQTLAVLRGRMVRYLMRSREITLGRATKDNQIDVDLALEGPAWKISRKQGVIKLKNNGEFFIANEGRRPIFIDGRPVLGGSKWKLSNNSVVEIASLRFVFLINQELIALIRSEAARLGHQ from the exons ATGTCACCTCATGTCACCCCCCTGACCCGCGTGCCATCG agCCCGGTGCCCTCGCTGGACAccttccaggagctgctgcagcgccACCCGGCCGTGTTTTACCCTGCCAGgacccccaaggccctgcagctgcactgGCAGCTCCTGCGCCAGTACCACCTGCTGCAGGACCAGACAG tgcagcccctgcccaagggGGATCAGGTGCTGAATTTCTCCGACGCTGAGGAGCTGCTGGACGATGGCAAACtcag GGACGTGCGGGACGAGGTCCTGGAGCACG AGCTGACGGTTGCTGACCGGCGCCAGAAGCGCGAGATccggcagctggagcaggagctgcaccgCTGGCAGGTGCTGGTGGACTCCATCACAG GGATGAGCTCCCCGGATTTCGACAGTCAGACTCTGGCCGTGCTGCGGGGCCGGATGGTTCGGTACCTGATGCGCTCCCGCGAG atcACCCTGGGCAGAGCCACCAAGGACAACCAGATCGACGTGGACCTGGCTCTGGAGGGCCCAGCCTGGAAAATCTCCCGCAAGCAgg ggGTGATCAAGCTGAAGAACAACGGGGAATTCTTCATCGCCAACGAGGGCCGGCGGCCGATCTTCATCGACGGCCGCCCCGTGCTGGGGGGCAGCAAATGGAAACTCAGCAACAATTCTGTGGTTGAG ATCGCCAGTCTCCGGTTCGTGTTCCTGATCAATCAGGAGCTGATCGCGCTGATCCGCAGCGAGGCCGCGCGCCTCGgccaccagtga
- the LOC134434227 gene encoding microspherule protein 1-like, producing the protein MGVSRAVPPPPPPGPGPPPALPKRLKKSKPSPAPRDLGRWKPADDLLLINAVLQTNDLTSVHLGVKFSCRFTLREIQERWYSLLYDPVICKLSCQAMRQLHPEGLGCHRGVPNVPNDVPRLSCQAMRQLHPEGWCVLGVSPMSPMS; encoded by the exons ATGGGG gtgtcccggGCCgtgccccccccgcccccccccgggcccggcccccccCCGGCGCTGCCCAAGCGGCTCAAGAAGAGCAAACCCAGCCCCGCCCCCCGCGACCTGGGCAGGTGGAAACCCGCGGATGATCTGCTGCTCATCAACGCTGTGCTGCAG ACCAACGACCTGACCTCGGTGCACCTGGGGGTGAAGTTCAGCTGCCGCTTCACCCTGCGCGAGATCCAGGAGCGCTGGTACTCGCTGCTCTACGACCCCGTCATCTGCAA GCTCTCGTGCCAGGCCATGCGCCAGCTGCACCCCGAGGGATTAGGGTGTCAcaggggtgtccccaatgtccccaatgatgtccccaggcTGTCGTGCCAGGCCATGCGCCAGCTGCACCCCGAGGGTTGGTGTGTCCTAggggtgtccccgatgtccccaatgtcc
- the LOC134434224 gene encoding microspherule protein 1-like isoform X1, which yields MRQLHPEAVAAIQSKVLFSKAEEQLLTRVPSSPVPSLDTFQELLQRHPAVFYPARTPKALQLHWQLLRQYHLLQDQTVQPLPKGDQVLNFSDAEELLDDGKLRDVRDEVLEHELTVADRRQKREIRQLEQELHRWQVLVDSITGMSSPDFDSQTLAVLRGRMVRYLMRSREITLGRATKDNQIDVDLALEGPAWKISRKQGVIKLKNNGEFFIANEGRRPIFIDGRPVLGGSKWKLSNNSVVEIASLRFVFLINQELIALIRSEAARLGHQ from the exons ATGCGCCAGCTGCACCCCGAGGCCGTGGCCGCCATCCAGAGCAAGGTGCTGTTCAGCAAGgccgaggagcagctgctgacccGCGTGCCATCG agCCCGGTGCCCTCGCTGGACAccttccaggagctgctgcagcgccACCCGGCCGTGTTTTACCCTGCCAGgacccccaaggccctgcagctgcactgGCAGCTCCTGCGCCAGTACCACCTGCTGCAGGACCAGACAG tgcagcccctgcccaagggGGATCAGGTGCTGAATTTCTCCGACGCTGAGGAGCTGCTGGACGATGGCAAACtcag GGACGTGCGGGACGAGGTCCTGGAGCACG AGCTGACGGTTGCTGACCGGCGCCAGAAGCGCGAGATccggcagctggagcaggagctgcaccgCTGGCAGGTGCTGGTGGACTCCATCACAG GGATGAGCTCCCCGGATTTCGACAGTCAGACTCTGGCCGTGCTGCGGGGCCGGATGGTTCGGTACCTGATGCGCTCCCGCGAG atcACCCTGGGCAGAGCCACCAAGGACAACCAGATCGACGTGGACCTGGCTCTGGAGGGCCCAGCCTGGAAAATCTCCCGCAAGCAgg ggGTGATCAAGCTGAAGAACAACGGGGAATTCTTCATCGCCAACGAGGGCCGGCGGCCGATCTTCATCGACGGCCGCCCCGTGCTGGGGGGCAGCAAATGGAAACTCAGCAACAATTCTGTGGTTGAG ATCGCCAGTCTCCGGTTCGTGTTCCTGATCAATCAGGAGCTGATCGCGCTGATCCGCAGCGAGGCCGCGCGCCTCGgccaccagtga